The Bacteroidetes Order II. bacterium genome includes a window with the following:
- a CDS encoding bifunctional oligoribonuclease/PAP phosphatase NrnA has protein sequence MFKEIQKLIEKKKRFVVTSHVRPDGDAIGSAAALGAYLNSLGKQADVILSDPPPPNLYWLAEQLQVQTFDGGIEQRSKIAFADVVFVVDVNTLDRVGALARPIKESNATKVLIDHHLDPENWFDHKAVNVRATSTGELIYQLIKGHRPEQINHHMATALYTAIMTDTGSFRFDSVVAETHRITADLIERGELYPSDIHLKVFDNKAAAALRLLGMSLETLTLAYDDQVGFMTVTQEMIRKTGCHTSETEGFVNMILSIGSVKVGVMFLEIEKGIKMSFRSKGEWAVNKWASRFGGGGHRNASGAFVKDGILEVVQKQVHQWAPESIPQWPKDL, from the coding sequence ATGTTTAAAGAAATACAAAAACTCATCGAAAAGAAAAAGCGATTTGTGGTAACCTCGCATGTTCGGCCTGATGGCGACGCGATAGGATCGGCAGCGGCATTGGGGGCCTATTTGAATAGCCTGGGTAAACAAGCCGATGTAATTTTGAGCGATCCGCCCCCACCGAATCTCTACTGGCTTGCTGAACAACTTCAGGTACAAACCTTTGATGGCGGCATTGAACAACGTTCCAAGATTGCTTTTGCCGATGTGGTCTTTGTGGTGGATGTCAATACCCTCGATCGGGTAGGGGCACTGGCACGCCCGATTAAAGAAAGCAATGCCACTAAAGTGCTGATAGACCATCATTTGGATCCTGAAAACTGGTTTGACCACAAGGCGGTGAATGTCCGCGCAACTTCAACGGGCGAGTTGATCTATCAGTTAATTAAAGGTCACCGACCTGAACAGATCAATCATCATATGGCCACCGCTCTTTATACGGCCATTATGACCGATACAGGCTCTTTCCGCTTCGATTCGGTGGTGGCAGAAACGCACCGCATTACCGCCGACCTCATAGAACGTGGGGAATTATACCCTTCGGATATTCACCTTAAAGTATTTGACAACAAGGCTGCCGCTGCACTAAGACTTTTGGGTATGTCGTTGGAAACCTTAACTTTGGCATATGATGATCAGGTGGGTTTTATGACCGTCACGCAGGAAATGATCCGGAAAACGGGATGCCATACCAGCGAAACCGAGGGATTTGTAAATATGATATTGTCTATTGGTTCAGTAAAGGTAGGCGTCATGTTTTTGGAAATTGAGAAAGGCATCAAAATGAGTTTTCGCTCTAAAGGGGAATGGGCGGTTAATAAATGGGCCAGCCGATTTGGCGGTGGCGGACACCGGAATGCCTCTGGTGCTTTTGTTAAGGATGGGATTTTGGAAGTGGTGCAAAAACAGGTACATCAGTGGGCGCCAGAATCTATTCCGCAGTGGCCTAAAGATTTATAG
- a CDS encoding beta-lactamase family protein, translating into MSRFLLRVAIMMLWPAFLIAQPVGFTFDADLSMRAAKVIETFMQQKKVPGLTVAVAIKNQVVWTRGFGFSDVATKEPMRPNTLMRIASISKPITTTAIGVLYDEGDVDLGAPIQKYVPSFPEKKYPVSVLQAGQHLGGIRTYRDAEYYSKRYFRNVTDALEIFKNDSLMAKPGSKYLYSTYSYTLLGAVVEGVSGQDYRSFIRQRVFDPLMMYNTYPEDRARFRMGTAKFYSIQKGKVREAPWVDNSNKWAGGGFLSTAEDVVRFGGGLLAGKLLKRKTLELFFTSGKTDNGQETGYGFGWGAEVKEGKRFVGHSGSPVGGSAILVMRPEKQLVIAMVCNLQNVSLKELSYQVLTMFENKMK; encoded by the coding sequence ATGTCCCGTTTCCTCCTTCGAGTGGCCATCATGATGTTATGGCCCGCTTTTCTTATCGCCCAGCCTGTTGGCTTTACCTTTGATGCAGACTTATCCATGCGTGCGGCGAAGGTCATTGAGACTTTTATGCAGCAAAAAAAAGTACCAGGTCTTACGGTCGCTGTTGCTATTAAAAACCAAGTGGTATGGACGCGAGGTTTTGGATTTTCAGATGTAGCCACGAAAGAACCGATGCGACCTAATACATTGATGCGCATTGCCAGTATTTCTAAGCCCATCACCACAACGGCAATTGGGGTCTTGTACGATGAAGGCGACGTAGATTTGGGGGCGCCCATTCAAAAATATGTTCCTTCGTTTCCGGAAAAAAAATATCCTGTTTCTGTATTGCAGGCGGGCCAACATTTGGGTGGTATCCGCACCTATCGAGACGCGGAGTATTACAGCAAACGCTATTTTCGGAATGTGACCGACGCTCTGGAGATATTCAAAAATGATAGCCTGATGGCCAAACCGGGTAGTAAATACCTGTATTCTACCTATAGCTACACCTTGCTGGGGGCGGTTGTCGAAGGGGTTAGTGGTCAAGATTACCGATCGTTTATCCGTCAGCGGGTTTTTGATCCACTTATGATGTACAACACCTATCCGGAGGACCGGGCACGATTTAGAATGGGAACAGCCAAGTTCTATTCAATTCAGAAAGGCAAGGTTCGCGAGGCGCCTTGGGTGGACAATAGCAATAAATGGGCTGGTGGGGGGTTCCTTTCCACTGCCGAAGATGTGGTGCGTTTTGGCGGTGGGTTGTTGGCGGGTAAGCTTTTAAAACGCAAAACCCTCGAACTTTTTTTCACTTCTGGGAAAACCGACAATGGCCAAGAGACCGGCTACGGCTTTGGTTGGGGGGCGGAAGTAAAAGAGGGTAAGCGATTTGTGGGACATTCGGGTTCTCCAGTAGGGGGGAGTGCGATTCTCGTCATGCGGCCAGAGAAACAATTGGTGATTGCTATGGTTTGTAACCTACAGAATGTCTCGCTCAAAGAACTCTCCTATCAAGTATTGACAATGTTTGAAAATAAAATGAAGTAA